The sequence GCCGATTCTGGACCTCGCGCCCCTGCCCCCGAAACCGTAGACACACGACCTTTTCGAGGCCCCCGTGGATGCCCCCGGAATGATTGGCGATTCTCCAACCCGTCTGCTTACGGGGGCGGAACCCAGGTGTAAGCGTTCACGGGGGGTGGCAGGGAATCCGACGATGATGTGGAGACACGTGGGGCGGCCACTGCCAGGAGGGCTTTCCCCAGTGCCTCCACCGCCCGCCGGTGCTCGGGCTCCACCTCCCGGCGCCACCGCTCCAGGTCCGCCGCGGCCCTCGCCTCTCCCCATCGCTCCCGCGCGATGCGCAACGCCTCGCCCACCACCCGCTCCCCGGCCCGGGCGCGGCGCAGTCGCTCCCGGACCCCGTCAGGGTCGTCTTCCCCTGCCGCGTCGAGGTCCGCCGGTTGCCCCAGGGCCAGGGCAAGGGCGCCTTGGGTCGGGTTCAGTGCCCGGCTACCGCCAAGGGCAAGGTCGTAGAGACGGCCCTCAAGGGCTGTCACCTCCGCTCGCTCTTCTTGGAGCCGGGCGTTTACATCCTGAAACCTCTCAAGTGCCGCCGCCGCGTTCATCGCTGGGGTTGCCGCGTGTGTGCCGTTTCCGTTCATAGTGTCGCGCTCCTTTCGAAGGGGCAGTCGCTCCGGTTGATTTCTACCACTTCAGGCTCCCAGCCCTCCGGCGGGACCCTCTCCCGTTCGCCAGGAAGGAAGAGGTCGAGCCGCTCCAAGGCGCAAGAAAGCCCCCGAGGGGTCCTCGGGGGCTCTTGTCTGGGGTGGGGGGCCTACCCGGTGGGCCGCGCCTCTTCCACGAGTTCCACCAGGCCCGGGAAGTCCTCCCGGATGTCGTCCACGACCCCCCCTTTGGCGACGTAGTCCGAGAAGACCGGCCCTCGAAGAGGGGCTAGTGTCGCGCCGCCGAGTCACTCGGCTGCAACATCCTGGGATCGAACCGGAAGGGTTGCACCGAAAGCACCTGGACGGTCTCAAAGTCCGGGTGGCGGGGGTTGAGGATCAGATTCCGCTCGAACGGGATGATGGCGGAAGGTACGTCCAGACCACAGGCATCTCCAGCCTCCAGCCACCCCAGGGCCAACTCTTGTGTCGCCGCGATAGGCAGCGCACGGTCCCAGTCGGGGGGCAGCTCCTCCACCCCTACGCGACGCACAGAGACGCCGGAGACGTCGATCTGGATGGCGACAAGATCCGACGGCAGGTGCTTGCGGGCAGGGAGGTGGACAAACACCTCCAGCGCCGCCAGGGAAAGCGTCCTCGAAGTATAGAGGACGGGGGTCCCCCGAGGGTGCCATCGCCCAGGGTAGCGTCTTGCTCCTTCACCAGAGAGCGGGTTGTTCTCGCAGTGTTCCCGCTTGGTGATCCGCCAGACCTCGCTCAAGCAAAGATTCCGTGCTCAATGCGGCCCAGTTCCTCGTCCACGAGTCGAATGCCGGCCTCGGTGTCGAGAAGCGACACCGGGGTTTGTCCCCCCAGCGCGGGGATCGCATCGTGGAACCACCCCGCCGCCTGCTCTTCGTCGTCAAAGACGTGCAAGGCATGGACGGCCAGCAGCGCAAGCCGGTAGAGCCGGTCGGATTCGTGGGGCTTGAGGTACTTGTCCTTGCGCCGCCTGGCGAGGGTGCGCGCGGGTATGCCCAACGCGTGACTGGTCTCCTCGGCGCTCAATCCAAGCGTCTGCGCCGTGCGATCCATAGCAGGAATCGGCAGTCCCTCTCGCAGGAGGTCGATCATGGCGTCAGGAGAGTCCACGGCACTGCGCAGGATTGGTCGACCCCCGAGCATGTCACTGACGGTAGCGGGAAGTCCCATCCTTGGCCTCCTCTGGGCGCAGCCAGCCTGGTGCACTGATGGCGCTACGGTACCATGCCACATGGCAGAGAGCAACGCATCCGTGGCTCACCGAGGCCTTGGCCACGCGCCGGGCGCAGGGGCTTGGGGAGACAGTGGCCGATTCTCGCCGAATGGCCGCCAGCCGAGCAGCCAACACTTTGTCTCGGACCCTCTCGTCGGTCAAGAGGTCGGGCAGAAATGTGTCGCTCTCTTCGCCTGTCGATGGTGTCGATGGGGACATCCTTACCTTCTCTTTGTTCTTGCGGAACGCTCGGGATGCCCGCCACGGCCCGCTGGAGGCCGATGGTCGACCCGGTGCGGCGCCCCGGGGCTCACGAATCAGCGCTCGGTCAGCCACTCGGAGGTGTTGACCGCGAGCATGCCCTCCCTCACCTGCTCGAGCACGCCCGGGTCCCGTATCCTCTGGCTCAGGGCCCGGTCGGGGTAGACGTAGGCAGCCAGCAGGTGGGCGCACGGGGGCTCTCCCTCTTTCGACACTTGCAGCCGGTCTCCCGGCCGAAGCCACGCCCCCCCCGCCACCACGAGCCGCCCCGCCACAACCCCCAACACCTCCCCAGGCCGCGCCCGCAGGGTCCGCGTCCGCTCTCTCAGGGTGGACACCAGGGCTCCCACGCTCTCGGCATCTTCTGCCCCAGGCTCCAAGGCCAGGTACCTCTCGAAGTGGTAGAGCGCGAGGGGGGTGGCGTTGTATCCTCGGAGGAAGGCAACTCCGAGGTTGTAGTGGGCCTCGGAGAAGTTCGGAGAGAGTTCCAGGGCCTGAAAGTAGCAGTCGATGGCGTCCGCATACCGCTTGGCTTCGAGGAACTGGTTGCCCGCATCCTTGATCAGGATGGACGATCGCGGGATACTCCCGGCCCAACTGCCCGACGCGACCAGCACGGCGGTCAAGAGTGCGAAACCGTAGGCCATGTCTGCCTCCTTCCCCACGCAGGGAAAATCGGTTCACAAAAACAGCAGGAACCTACACACCCTCCCCTGCGCCGATGTGAGCCCGCGCACCGGACGCGCTCGCGGCAGGGGCCTGGAGAAACCTACCGCCTACGCTACCCCGCAGCAACCCGACGCAGGACGTCTTTGGGAACGGGTCCTCACGTTTTCAAGATGCGTGCCGGAACGATGCAAGCGGGAAGGAAGGCGACCATGCGCCGAAGTGCTGGACCCCTCGCGAAGGGCACGGCCCGTTCCACCGGGGCGCCTTGCGCACCGCTCTCGCCCCCCGGCTCCCTGCCGGAGCTCCTGGAGCGGCTGTACCGGCGGCACCATCGGCTGGAGAACCTCGCCCCGGACCCGTTGGTTTTCGCCCGCCGCTTTCGAGAGCCCCGGGAGGGGGAGGTCGCCGGTTTGATCGCCGCCTCCCTGGCCTACGGCCAGGTGGCACAGATCATGATCACCCTCGAAGGGGTCTTTTCCATCCTGGCGCCCTCGCCGAAAAGATTTCTCGAGGGGGCCTCGCCGGCAGAACTCTTGGCAGCAACGGCCGAATTCTCGTACCGTTTTCACAAGGGATCCGACCTGGCACTGTTCCTCCACCTGTTGCGGCAGCTTCTGGACCGTCACGACGACCTGCTCAGGGCGTTTCGGGCGGGCGACCCGGGGGGTCCCATCGGCCCGGCCCTGTCAGCCTTTGCAGACGCCCTGCTCGGGGGTGACCCGCGCCCCCTGCTGCCGAGCCGCACGATTCCGGCGAACCACCCGGTGCGCCACCTCGTCGCGTCTCCAGCGGGGGGAGGGCCGGCAAAGAGACTGTGCCTGTATCTGCGCTGGATGGTTCGCCGGGACGCACTGGACCCCGGGTTCTGGCACGGCGCGGTGGACCCGGCGCGCCTGGTGGTTCCCCTGGACACCCACGTGGCCCGCGCCGGCCGGGAACTGGGCCTGACCCCGCGAAAGGCTGCCGACTGGAAGACCGCCTGCGAAATCACCGAGGCGCTGCGGCGGTGCGACCCTGCCGATCCCGTGCGCTTCGACTTCAGCCTCTTCCGCTTCGGCATGGGCCGGGGACCCCGGGGGCAGGCCGCCTCGCCCTAGGCGGGTTGGTTCCCTGTGGGCCCGGAGCCGGGCGAGAGGGACTCGGCACTCGTCCCGGCGCTTGAATCGACCCCTCCCCTCCGCTATCATCGCGCCCTCGACTCCCCCCCCCGAGCCGACGTACGAGGAGCATCTTCTGGAGCTTTGTGCTCTCGCCAGCGGCAGCAAGGGAAACGCGGTGTACGTGGGGAGCGGCGGCCGGGGTGTGCTCGTGGACGCCGGGCTCCCGGGCAGGCACCTCGCAGGGCGCCTGGACCACGCCGGGATCGAACCGCGCCAAGTGGCGGCCGTGGTGGTGACCCACGGCCATCGGGACCACCTCTCCGGGGCGGGGGTGTGGGCTCGCCGGTACCGGGTGCCCCTCTACCTGACCGAGGCGTGTCGCGGCAGCGCCCACCGGGTTCTGGGGCCCTCGGGGCTGGAGGGGGTTGAGGTGCGGCTCTTCGAGCCCGGCAACCCGTTTCGGGTGGACGCCCTGGAGTTTCGGCCGGTCTCCACGAGCCACGACGCCCCGGACTCGGTGGGGTTTCGCGTGACCGACGGCGCCTGCGTCCTCGGCCTCGCCACCGATCTCGGCTTCGTCTCCCAGTTGGTGCGCCACGCCTTGAGGGATGCCCACATCCTGTACCTGGAGTCGAACCACGACGTGGACCTCCTGGCCCGAGGCCCTTACCCCTGGCATCTGAAGCAGCGCATCCGGTCCCGGCACGGCCATCTCTCCAACGGGGAGTGTGCGGAACTGCTCCGGGGTCTCGTGCACCCGGAACTGCGCGCGGTCGTGCTCGGCCACCTCTCGGAGATCAACAACGAGCCGCGCCTGGCCTTCGGGGCCGCGCACCACGTGTTGGAACAGACCGGAGCCGCCGGCGACGTGACCCTCCTCGTAGCCCGCCAGGACCGCCCTGGCCGGCTCGTCACCCTCTGACCCCCGTGCTCCAACGGACAACGGGCAACGGACAACGAGCATGATTTCACGTTACTCGCGGCCCGAGATGGCCGCCGTATGGACCGACGAAAACCGCTACCGGAAGTGGCTCGAGGTAGAGCTCTACGCCTGCGAAGCGTGGAACCGCCTGGGCCAGCTCCCCGACGAGGCCCTGGCGACCATCCGAACCCGAGCGGCCTTCGAGGTGGGACGCATCGAGGAGATCGAGGCCGAGGTCAAGCACGACGTCATCGCTTTTCTCACAAACGTGGCCGAGCACGTGGGGCCCGACGCCCGCTTCGTCCACATGGGGCTCACCTCCTCGGACGTGCTCGACACGTCGCTGGCGATGCTGCTCGTCGAGGCCGCGGACCTGCTCATCGCACAGGTGCGGGAGCTCTTGACGGTGCTCGAGGCCCGGGCCCGGGAGTTCAAGCTCACGCCCCAGATGGGCCGATCCCACGGCATCC comes from Thermodesulfobacteriota bacterium and encodes:
- a CDS encoding RES family NAD+ phosphorylase; this encodes MSEVWRITKREHCENNPLSGEGARRYPGRWHPRGTPVLYTSRTLSLAALEVFVHLPARKHLPSDLVAIQIDVSGVSVRRVGVEELPPDWDRALPIAATQELALGWLEAGDACGLDVPSAIIPFERNLILNPRHPDFETVQVLSVQPFRFDPRMLQPSDSAARH
- a CDS encoding antitoxin Xre/MbcA/ParS toxin-binding domain-containing protein, producing MGLPATVSDMLGGRPILRSAVDSPDAMIDLLREGLPIPAMDRTAQTLGLSAEETSHALGIPARTLARRRKDKYLKPHESDRLYRLALLAVHALHVFDDEEQAAGWFHDAIPALGGQTPVSLLDTEAGIRLVDEELGRIEHGIFA
- a CDS encoding tetratricopeptide repeat protein, translating into MAYGFALLTAVLVASGSWAGSIPRSSILIKDAGNQFLEAKRYADAIDCYFQALELSPNFSEAHYNLGVAFLRGYNATPLALYHFERYLALEPGAEDAESVGALVSTLRERTRTLRARPGEVLGVVAGRLVVAGGAWLRPGDRLQVSKEGEPPCAHLLAAYVYPDRALSQRIRDPGVLEQVREGMLAVNTSEWLTER
- a CDS encoding TIGR02757 family protein; translated protein: MRRSAGPLAKGTARSTGAPCAPLSPPGSLPELLERLYRRHHRLENLAPDPLVFARRFREPREGEVAGLIAASLAYGQVAQIMITLEGVFSILAPSPKRFLEGASPAELLAATAEFSYRFHKGSDLALFLHLLRQLLDRHDDLLRAFRAGDPGGPIGPALSAFADALLGGDPRPLLPSRTIPANHPVRHLVASPAGGGPAKRLCLYLRWMVRRDALDPGFWHGAVDPARLVVPLDTHVARAGRELGLTPRKAADWKTACEITEALRRCDPADPVRFDFSLFRFGMGRGPRGQAASP
- a CDS encoding MBL fold metallo-hydrolase — its product is MYVGSGGRGVLVDAGLPGRHLAGRLDHAGIEPRQVAAVVVTHGHRDHLSGAGVWARRYRVPLYLTEACRGSAHRVLGPSGLEGVEVRLFEPGNPFRVDALEFRPVSTSHDAPDSVGFRVTDGACVLGLATDLGFVSQLVRHALRDAHILYLESNHDVDLLARGPYPWHLKQRIRSRHGHLSNGECAELLRGLVHPELRAVVLGHLSEINNEPRLAFGAAHHVLEQTGAAGDVTLLVARQDRPGRLVTL